The Deltaproteobacteria bacterium genome has a window encoding:
- a CDS encoding 2-hydroxyacyl-CoA dehydratase, producing the protein MTRKKTNAGRHLSELLMNAYMGAHTRAAEGAFVIWGAIVVPSEIFRGFENVVYCVPESHAALCAAKGDGARQGEKAEALGYSMDLCSYARIDIGSVSDGGKDSPTFGLPKPHLLVSDNNNCSLLVKWFDVHKRSMQIPHFIIDVPFCYGPQAEKDTAYILSQFKDLIRTVEKLSGQPFREEKFHEAMLYTASGILDWKRFMACAKNKPSGITVFDSFVQMAPFFTSRGTLEFAEHYRLLADEAEDNVRNGIFPVPDEKYRLMWDNIAPWHQLGKMSRRLTELGANIVAAPYTSCIGAKEGSHALVSFDQNQDPLWCLARTQNNSVCPYGLNLRASAMNSTIREIGIDGVVFASNRSCKVFSVMQMDLQKRVRKEHGIPTVMIDVDHADVRQFSEEGVYVRLSALLESIDARRAEGL; encoded by the coding sequence ATGACCAGGAAGAAAACGAACGCCGGAAGGCATCTTTCGGAACTCCTCATGAACGCCTACATGGGGGCACACACAAGGGCGGCTGAAGGGGCCTTCGTGATCTGGGGGGCCATAGTGGTGCCTTCCGAAATATTCAGGGGTTTTGAAAACGTGGTGTACTGCGTGCCCGAAAGCCACGCGGCCCTGTGCGCGGCCAAGGGGGACGGCGCGAGACAGGGCGAAAAGGCCGAGGCCCTTGGTTATTCCATGGACCTTTGCTCCTACGCCCGCATAGACATCGGCTCGGTTTCGGACGGCGGAAAGGATTCCCCCACTTTCGGGCTGCCGAAACCGCATCTGCTGGTCTCCGACAACAACAACTGCTCGCTTCTGGTCAAGTGGTTCGACGTTCACAAAAGGTCCATGCAGATCCCCCACTTCATAATAGACGTGCCCTTCTGCTACGGCCCCCAAGCGGAAAAGGACACCGCCTACATCCTAAGCCAGTTCAAGGACCTGATCCGCACGGTGGAGAAGCTCTCCGGCCAGCCTTTCCGCGAGGAAAAATTTCACGAGGCCATGCTCTACACGGCGAGCGGGATTTTGGACTGGAAGCGCTTCATGGCCTGTGCGAAAAACAAGCCCTCCGGCATCACGGTCTTTGATTCATTCGTGCAGATGGCCCCGTTTTTCACCTCGCGGGGAACTTTGGAATTCGCCGAGCACTACAGGCTTTTGGCGGACGAGGCGGAAGATAACGTCAGAAACGGAATCTTCCCGGTTCCCGATGAAAAGTACCGGCTCATGTGGGACAACATCGCCCCCTGGCACCAGCTTGGGAAGATGAGCCGCCGCCTCACCGAGCTTGGCGCAAACATCGTGGCCGCCCCCTACACATCCTGCATCGGCGCAAAGGAGGGCTCCCACGCTCTCGTATCCTTTGACCAAAACCAGGACCCCCTGTGGTGCCTGGCCAGAACCCAGAACAACTCGGTCTGCCCCTATGGCTTAAATCTCCGCGCCTCGGCCATGAACTCCACCATAAGGGAAATCGGCATAGACGGGGTGGTCTTCGCCAGCAACCGAAGCTGCAAGGTTTTCTCGGTGATGCAGATGGACCTTCAAAAGCGGGTGAGGAAGGAGCACGGCATCCCGACGGTGATGATAGACGTGGACCACGCCGACGTACGGCAGTTTTCCGAGGAGGGGGTTTACGTGCGCCTTTCAGCCCTTCTGGAATCCATCGACGCCCGGCGGGCCGAGGGGCTTTGA
- a CDS encoding NCS2 family permease, whose product MFERIFRLSENGTTVRTEILAGVTTFLTMAYIIVVQPLVLSGQMFGFDTGMDFGSVMTATCLSAALATAVMGFYARYPIALAPGMGENFFFVFSILPAAAAAMKTAEVTGIAPWEVGLWVVVASGVLFVLITLLGWREMIVNAVSPSLKSAMAVGIGLFIAFIGLQNSGLIVKSAGTLVQLNAKFYSIDLIVFFAALILTAVLHARRVRGSILWGIAGATALSVAVKLVILAVPDLAAHPVFADSKLARLFTLGAGVVSTPPAIGPTFFKMKMAWAIFWHMVPFIIILLFMDVFDTIGTLIGVSEQAGFIKDNKLPRADRALMSDAIGTLLGGITGTSTVTSFIESAAGVEQGGRTGLTALTVSAMFLLALFFAPLVNMVASYPCITSAALVVVGAMMMGNAARMDWKDYSESIPGFLIILGIPLSYSIADGLALGLITYPVVKLFAGKRREVGLLMYVTAALLILYFLFVRSGI is encoded by the coding sequence ATGTTCGAGCGGATTTTCCGTCTTTCAGAAAACGGCACCACGGTGCGGACCGAAATTCTGGCTGGCGTCACCACCTTTCTGACCATGGCCTACATAATAGTGGTCCAGCCCCTTGTTCTTTCAGGACAGATGTTCGGATTCGACACGGGCATGGACTTCGGCTCGGTGATGACCGCCACCTGCCTTTCCGCAGCCCTGGCCACGGCGGTGATGGGCTTCTACGCCCGCTATCCCATAGCCCTGGCGCCCGGAATGGGCGAGAACTTTTTTTTTGTGTTCTCCATCCTGCCAGCCGCTGCAGCCGCCATGAAAACCGCCGAGGTTACCGGAATCGCGCCCTGGGAGGTTGGACTCTGGGTGGTGGTGGCCTCCGGCGTCCTTTTCGTCCTCATAACCCTTCTGGGCTGGCGGGAGATGATCGTAAACGCTGTTTCGCCAAGCCTCAAAAGCGCCATGGCAGTGGGGATCGGGCTTTTCATCGCCTTCATCGGCCTGCAGAACTCCGGCCTCATCGTTAAAAGCGCGGGAACCCTGGTTCAACTGAACGCCAAATTTTATTCCATCGATCTCATAGTGTTTTTCGCAGCGCTGATATTGACTGCGGTGCTCCACGCGCGGCGGGTGCGGGGCTCCATACTCTGGGGCATAGCAGGCGCAACGGCCCTGTCGGTGGCGGTCAAGCTGGTAATCCTTGCGGTGCCCGATCTGGCCGCCCACCCGGTTTTCGCGGACTCCAAGCTGGCAAGGCTGTTCACCTTGGGCGCGGGCGTGGTGTCCACGCCCCCTGCAATAGGCCCCACCTTTTTCAAGATGAAGATGGCCTGGGCCATTTTCTGGCATATGGTCCCCTTCATCATCATTCTGCTGTTCATGGATGTTTTCGACACCATCGGAACCCTTATCGGAGTTTCCGAGCAGGCCGGCTTCATCAAGGACAACAAGCTGCCGCGCGCGGACAGAGCCCTCATGTCCGACGCCATAGGCACCTTGCTGGGCGGCATAACGGGCACGAGCACGGTGACGAGCTTTATCGAAAGCGCCGCCGGGGTCGAACAGGGCGGGCGCACCGGGCTTACGGCCCTTACGGTGTCGGCCATGTTCCTTCTGGCGCTCTTTTTCGCGCCCCTGGTCAACATGGTGGCGAGCTATCCGTGCATTACCTCGGCGGCCCTGGTGGTGGTGGGGGCGATGATGATGGGAAACGCCGCCCGAATGGACTGGAAGGATTACAGCGAGTCCATTCCGGGATTCCTGATCATTCTGGGCATTCCGCTTTCCTACTCCATCGCAGACGGGCTGGCCTTGGGGCTCATAACCTATCCCGTGGTGAAGCTCTTCGCCGGAAAACGCCGGGAGGTGGGTTTGCTCATGTACGTAACTGCGGCGCTCCTTATCCTTTACTTCCTTTTCGTCCGCTCCGGTATCTGA
- a CDS encoding glycosyltransferase family 39 protein: protein MMEATSRENRRMAISAGAVILAWTLVRAIIAARVPLAPDESNYWQWGRYLDWGYHDQAPLIGWAIGLFTRIFGDNELAVRLPSIISVSVASAYVSALAWRWFSPRAALSAAILTQAILEYQAGGLLATPDGLQAMAWAACAYHGARAYEDHTWPQWIATGAWFGVGMLAKFTMVVIAPGILFFGLFSPAFRSRLQSVKPWLSFLMGCLLFSPVLWWNHRHGWNSARHVAHIGGADEGFGLHLKYFGDFLGSQAALLTPLVFILVIWALLKAFRGLRDEKRWIESYCFFTSAPLFGLFLILSFKSRIYGNWPGAAYLTACALTAGYFGTGSHPRLWKAAIATAYGLTCLALLQTAWPVLPIPAKMDRAATELSGWKELGEAAGGMAANMPRPGRTFIFGLRYQEASQLAFYAPGRPRTVSINRWTRPNVYDYWWKDSDLMGFDAVGVTRFPEDAGALRQVFERVDRPVQFPVFRKLAGRNPEQIRTLYIYRCYGFLGGLEWIPKDARDIRAGSTP from the coding sequence ATGATGGAAGCGACAAGCAGGGAAAACCGGCGAATGGCCATTTCGGCAGGGGCCGTCATACTGGCATGGACCCTGGTGCGGGCCATTATCGCGGCAAGGGTCCCCCTGGCCCCTGACGAGTCCAACTACTGGCAGTGGGGCCGTTACCTGGACTGGGGCTACCACGATCAGGCCCCGCTCATCGGCTGGGCAATAGGGCTTTTCACCCGGATTTTCGGGGACAACGAACTCGCGGTTCGCCTGCCTTCCATAATTTCGGTTTCCGTGGCATCGGCCTACGTGTCGGCCCTGGCATGGCGCTGGTTCTCGCCACGGGCTGCGCTTTCGGCGGCGATTCTCACCCAGGCGATACTGGAGTACCAGGCGGGCGGGCTTCTGGCCACGCCGGACGGCCTCCAAGCCATGGCATGGGCAGCCTGCGCTTATCACGGCGCAAGGGCCTACGAGGACCACACATGGCCCCAGTGGATCGCCACAGGCGCATGGTTCGGGGTCGGGATGCTGGCCAAGTTCACCATGGTGGTGATCGCGCCTGGAATTCTCTTTTTCGGGCTTTTTTCCCCCGCTTTCCGAAGCCGCCTTCAATCCGTAAAGCCCTGGCTGTCCTTTTTGATGGGCTGCCTTCTTTTCTCTCCTGTCCTATGGTGGAACCATCGGCACGGCTGGAATTCCGCCCGCCACGTTGCCCACATCGGCGGCGCGGACGAGGGTTTCGGCCTTCATCTCAAATATTTCGGCGATTTTCTGGGCTCCCAGGCGGCGCTTCTGACGCCCCTGGTCTTCATCCTCGTTATCTGGGCGCTTTTAAAGGCTTTTCGAGGCTTGCGCGACGAAAAAAGATGGATCGAATCCTACTGCTTCTTTACCTCGGCTCCCCTGTTCGGCCTTTTCCTGATCCTCTCGTTCAAATCGAGGATTTACGGCAACTGGCCGGGAGCTGCCTATCTCACCGCCTGCGCCCTTACAGCGGGATATTTCGGGACAGGCTCCCATCCAAGGCTCTGGAAGGCGGCCATTGCCACGGCCTACGGCTTAACCTGCCTCGCCCTTCTGCAGACGGCGTGGCCCGTCCTGCCGATCCCTGCCAAAATGGACCGGGCCGCCACGGAGCTTTCGGGCTGGAAGGAGCTTGGAGAGGCCGCAGGGGGCATGGCGGCCAACATGCCCCGGCCCGGCAGGACCTTTATTTTCGGCCTCCGCTACCAGGAGGCCAGCCAGCTTGCCTTTTACGCCCCCGGAAGGCCCCGCACGGTTTCCATCAACCGCTGGACCCGTCCCAACGTTTACGACTACTGGTGGAAGGACTCCGACCTGATGGGCTTTGACGCTGTGGGGGTCACGAGGTTTCCCGAAGACGCGGGAGCCTTGAGGCAGGTTTTTGAAAGGGTTGACAGGCCGGTCCAGTTTCCCGTCTTCAGAAAACTGGCGGGGCGGAACCCCGAACAGATACGCACCCTTTATATCTACCGGTGCTACGGATTTTTGGGGGGGCTTGAATGGATTCCGAAAGACGCCCGCGACATTCGGGCGGGGAGTACCCCATGA
- a CDS encoding molybdopterin molybdotransferase MoeA has translation MKDFFRVVDIEDVLKLGDGFGVAGIETVPLEDALGRVLAVDATSAENIPPFSRTTVDGWAVAAASTFGATETNPSLLKIAGEVMMAEVPGFSLARGEVARIPTGGCLPEGADAAVMLEHAEAVDAEFIEVFRSIAPGTSVIFAGDDVKAGEVAVSIGTRLRPQELAVLAAIGQVSVPVFKMPVIGIISTGDEIVAANETPGPGQIRDMNTHALSGQIRAAHAKPKTYGILPDDGDALFGVMEKALGECDMVLISGGSSVGARDFTVDTILRFPGAEILVHGVSISPGKPTILARVGQKAAWGLPGHVVSAMVVFDVLVRPFIESLSGLAEKAGGKFPVQARLALNAPSVSGRTDFVRVRLSEGEGGELTALPIFGKSGEIRTMTKADGLMRIEKDDEGIQAGTTVNVSLME, from the coding sequence GTGAAGGATTTCTTCCGGGTTGTTGACATAGAAGATGTGCTCAAACTTGGAGACGGCTTCGGCGTGGCGGGAATCGAGACCGTTCCGCTTGAAGACGCCCTGGGCCGGGTTCTGGCAGTTGACGCCACAAGCGCCGAGAACATCCCTCCTTTTTCCCGCACCACCGTTGACGGCTGGGCCGTTGCCGCCGCCTCCACCTTCGGGGCCACCGAGACCAACCCGTCCCTTCTGAAAATCGCGGGCGAAGTTATGATGGCCGAGGTTCCGGGCTTTTCGCTGGCGCGTGGGGAAGTTGCGCGGATTCCCACGGGCGGCTGCCTGCCGGAAGGGGCGGACGCCGCAGTTATGCTGGAACACGCAGAAGCCGTTGACGCCGAGTTCATCGAGGTTTTTCGAAGCATCGCGCCCGGAACCAGCGTCATATTTGCTGGCGACGACGTGAAGGCCGGGGAAGTGGCGGTAAGTATTGGAACGAGGCTCCGGCCCCAGGAACTTGCGGTTCTGGCCGCCATTGGGCAGGTTTCCGTTCCGGTTTTCAAGATGCCGGTGATCGGGATAATCTCGACGGGCGATGAGATCGTCGCGGCCAACGAAACTCCCGGCCCCGGACAGATAAGGGATATGAACACACACGCCCTGTCCGGCCAGATAAGGGCAGCGCACGCGAAACCGAAAACCTACGGAATATTGCCGGACGACGGTGACGCGCTTTTCGGGGTGATGGAAAAGGCGCTCGGCGAATGCGACATGGTTCTCATTTCAGGGGGTAGCTCGGTGGGGGCGCGGGATTTTACGGTTGACACCATTCTGCGTTTTCCCGGCGCGGAAATTCTTGTGCACGGGGTCTCCATCAGCCCCGGAAAGCCCACCATACTTGCCCGCGTGGGGCAAAAGGCCGCCTGGGGCCTTCCGGGCCACGTGGTTTCGGCCATGGTGGTTTTCGACGTCCTGGTGCGCCCGTTCATCGAAAGCCTGTCCGGGCTTGCGGAAAAGGCGGGCGGGAAATTTCCGGTCCAGGCCCGCCTTGCGCTAAACGCGCCGTCTGTTTCGGGCCGCACGGATTTCGTGCGGGTGAGGCTTTCCGAAGGGGAGGGCGGGGAGCTTACGGCCTTACCCATTTTCGGAAAATCCGGTGAAATCCGCACCATGACAAAGGCCGACGGCCTTATGCGCATAGAAAAGGACGACGAGGGAATCCAGGCGGGAACAACAGTCAACGTCTCTTTGATGGAGTAA
- a CDS encoding molybdopterin biosynthesis protein produces MKTRHVYLKMKDPTEARRVWLERFRDGLFRGAEEIASVNAVGRVLAEPAFARLSSPSTPLAAMDGVAVHAEATFGASETSPMGLVEGAGFHFVNTGNRLPPGTDAVIMIENVDVKNDTTIEIRAAAFPWQNVRKVGEDMVSTEMLFPRNHLISPVCLGALLTGGVFSVKVRKRPCVCILPTGNELVDLKDAEENGLAPGRVIETNSWVLGKLVEDAGGTFTRRPILEDDFSVIRDAVEKAVADGFDLVLVLAGSSAGSEDHTANVIAALGEVMVHGVTIMPGKPAVLGIAGHTPVAGVPGYPVSAVVVFEEFIRPLLCAFQGTPLPKRPVVMAEPSRKIPSKLGLTELLRVKLGRVGDRVVATALARGAGSITTLTRADGILRIDGDSEGVPAGKPVPVELLVSEEALSNTIVTVGSHDNTLDVLADAIREKYPYVNFSSAHVGSTGGLLAVKNGGCHVAGTHLLDPVDGSYNYAYIKKILAGIPVHLVHLVGRDQGLIVAKGNPLGIQSVKDLAREGVRFINRQAGSGTRVLLDYRLEKEGVDPSEIYGYPVEESTHMAVAAAVSSGEVDCGMGIFSAAKALNCDFVPVITEQYDLVIPAAFWETEKIAAMMDVIRDPGFKKRVTELGGYHTERTGDVVFMG; encoded by the coding sequence ATGAAGACGCGCCACGTGTACCTTAAAATGAAGGACCCCACCGAGGCCAGGAGGGTCTGGCTCGAACGCTTCAGGGACGGGCTTTTTCGCGGGGCCGAGGAAATCGCCTCCGTCAATGCCGTGGGCCGCGTGCTTGCGGAGCCCGCCTTTGCCCGGCTTTCGTCGCCCTCAACGCCCCTTGCCGCAATGGACGGCGTGGCAGTGCACGCGGAGGCCACCTTCGGGGCAAGCGAAACAAGCCCCATGGGACTGGTGGAGGGCGCGGGCTTCCATTTCGTGAACACAGGAAACCGCCTGCCTCCAGGCACTGACGCCGTGATCATGATCGAAAACGTGGACGTCAAAAACGACACCACCATCGAGATCAGGGCCGCCGCCTTTCCCTGGCAGAACGTACGCAAGGTGGGCGAAGACATGGTCTCCACCGAGATGCTCTTTCCCCGAAACCATTTGATCAGCCCGGTCTGCCTGGGCGCGCTTTTAACAGGCGGGGTTTTTTCAGTAAAGGTGCGAAAACGCCCATGCGTGTGCATACTTCCCACCGGCAACGAGCTTGTCGATCTTAAGGACGCCGAGGAAAACGGCCTCGCCCCCGGCAGGGTGATCGAAACCAATTCCTGGGTTCTGGGAAAGCTGGTGGAGGACGCAGGCGGAACCTTCACGCGAAGGCCCATACTGGAGGACGATTTTTCCGTCATAAGGGACGCCGTGGAAAAGGCCGTGGCCGACGGCTTCGATCTTGTTCTCGTACTTGCGGGCTCCTCAGCCGGAAGCGAGGACCACACCGCCAACGTGATAGCGGCTCTGGGCGAGGTGATGGTCCACGGAGTAACCATCATGCCGGGAAAACCCGCAGTGCTGGGGATTGCCGGGCATACGCCCGTGGCCGGAGTTCCGGGCTACCCGGTGAGCGCGGTTGTGGTCTTCGAGGAATTCATACGGCCCCTTCTGTGCGCCTTCCAGGGAACGCCCCTGCCCAAAAGGCCCGTGGTCATGGCGGAGCCCTCCCGGAAAATCCCATCCAAACTGGGCCTTACCGAGCTTTTGCGGGTGAAGCTGGGCAGGGTGGGGGATCGGGTTGTGGCAACGGCTCTTGCCAGGGGAGCGGGGAGCATAACCACCTTAACCCGCGCTGACGGGATACTTAGGATAGACGGCGATTCCGAGGGCGTGCCTGCCGGAAAGCCCGTGCCGGTGGAGCTTCTGGTTTCCGAGGAGGCACTTTCAAACACCATAGTTACGGTGGGAAGCCACGACAACACCTTGGACGTCCTGGCCGACGCCATAAGGGAAAAGTATCCGTACGTCAATTTTTCCTCGGCCCACGTGGGCTCCACGGGCGGACTTCTGGCCGTGAAAAACGGCGGCTGCCACGTGGCCGGAACCCATCTCCTGGACCCTGTGGACGGCTCGTACAACTATGCCTACATCAAAAAAATTCTTGCCGGAATTCCCGTCCATCTGGTGCACCTTGTTGGCCGTGACCAGGGCCTCATAGTGGCCAAGGGCAACCCCCTGGGCATCCAGTCGGTGAAAGACCTTGCCCGTGAAGGCGTGCGTTTCATCAACCGGCAGGCCGGAAGCGGCACCCGTGTTCTTCTGGATTACAGGCTGGAAAAGGAAGGCGTGGACCCGTCCGAAATCTACGGCTACCCGGTGGAGGAAAGCACCCACATGGCGGTGGCCGCAGCGGTTTCAAGCGGCGAGGTTGATTGCGGCATGGGGATATTCTCAGCCGCCAAGGCCCTTAACTGCGATTTCGTGCCGGTTATAACCGAACAGTACGACCTTGTGATTCCGGCGGCTTTTTGGGAGACGGAAAAGATTGCCGCAATGATGGACGTTATACGGGACCCCGGCTTCAAAAAACGGGTGACGGAGCTTGGCGGCTATCACACCGAACGCACCGGAGATGTGGTTTTCATGGGCTGA
- a CDS encoding pyruvate, phosphate dikinase, translating into MKKFVYFFGDGRAEGRADMKNLLGGKGAGVAEMTNLNLPVPPGFTITTEVCTEFNKRKRKYPPGLEKEVMKYLARLEKLARKKFGDPKNPLLVSVRSGARASMPGMMETILNVGLTTQTIPGMIAKTKNPRFVWDAYRRLIAMYSDVVMEKAEGLEPEEGRGIRDQLEDLLEAMKKKRGVENDTDLSAADLEELCASYREKVVEVLGVAFPDDHLQQLWGSISAVFLSWNGKRAISYRRIESLPDDWGTAVNVMAMVFGNTGDRSATGVAFTRNPATGENRMFGEWLKNAQGEDVVAGIRTPAAINENSKNDANRHLPTLQEEMPKAYRELMAIRNTLEKHYRDMQDIEFTIEDGVLYMLQTRSGKRNGPAAIKVAVDMVAQRYIDRDTAILRVRPEQVEELLHPMVDPIAERTAVKLGKGLPAGPGGAVGKIVLTADLAMELGEKGEEVILVREETSPEDVHGMKPARAILTAKGGMTSHAALVARGWGKCCIVGCSAMHIDMAARTIQFGSKVLKEGDIITMNGTKGVVYLGELPLVQEDPTQHVEFNKLMAWADKAKRLKIRANADTPEDAGIAVHFNARGIGLTRTEHMFFGDRIWAVREMIMADSQKGRKSALDKLLPMQREDFYGIFQAMGSRPVTIRLLDPPLHEFLPKDDNANKEMAVRLKLSVDQIIKKAETLSEFNPMLGHRGCRLGIAYPEITEMQARAIFEAAAQCWKEEINIRPEVMVPLVGTIGEFEHQAKIIRRVAAEVMEQKNVKFSYLVGTMIEVPRAALIADLIARQAEFFSFGTNDMTQMTYGYSRDDAGTFLPTYLEQKILEFDPFQSIDEMGVGELMKIGVERGRRTRPDLKIGICGEHGGDPRSIRFCHKIGLDYVSCSPYRVPVARLAAAHAALEEIR; encoded by the coding sequence ATGAAAAAATTCGTCTATTTTTTCGGTGACGGACGCGCTGAAGGCCGTGCGGACATGAAAAACCTGCTGGGCGGCAAGGGCGCGGGGGTCGCCGAGATGACAAACCTGAATCTTCCGGTGCCTCCCGGATTCACCATCACCACCGAAGTATGCACCGAATTCAACAAGCGAAAGCGCAAGTATCCGCCCGGGCTCGAAAAAGAGGTGATGAAATATCTTGCAAGGCTTGAAAAACTCGCCAGGAAAAAATTCGGCGACCCCAAAAATCCCCTCCTCGTTTCAGTCCGCTCAGGCGCCCGCGCCTCCATGCCCGGCATGATGGAAACCATCTTAAACGTCGGCCTCACCACCCAGACCATCCCCGGAATGATCGCCAAGACCAAAAATCCGCGTTTCGTGTGGGACGCCTATCGCAGGCTCATCGCCATGTACAGCGACGTGGTCATGGAAAAGGCCGAAGGGCTTGAGCCGGAAGAGGGCAGGGGCATTCGGGACCAGTTGGAAGACCTCCTTGAGGCCATGAAGAAGAAAAGGGGCGTTGAAAACGACACTGACCTTTCGGCGGCTGACCTTGAAGAACTGTGCGCCAGCTACCGGGAAAAGGTCGTCGAGGTATTGGGCGTGGCCTTTCCGGACGACCACCTTCAGCAGCTCTGGGGAAGCATTTCGGCTGTCTTTCTTTCCTGGAACGGCAAACGGGCGATTTCCTACAGAAGAATAGAGAGCCTGCCCGATGACTGGGGCACGGCGGTCAACGTCATGGCCATGGTTTTCGGCAACACCGGCGACCGTTCCGCAACGGGCGTGGCCTTTACCCGCAACCCGGCCACAGGCGAGAACAGGATGTTCGGCGAGTGGCTCAAAAACGCCCAGGGCGAGGACGTGGTGGCCGGAATCCGCACCCCGGCGGCCATCAACGAGAATTCCAAGAACGACGCCAACAGGCACCTGCCCACCCTTCAGGAGGAAATGCCCAAGGCGTACCGCGAGCTTATGGCCATTCGCAACACCCTGGAAAAACACTATCGGGACATGCAGGACATCGAGTTCACCATTGAAGACGGCGTCCTTTACATGCTCCAGACCCGCTCCGGGAAAAGAAACGGCCCGGCTGCGATAAAGGTCGCGGTGGACATGGTGGCCCAGCGCTACATCGACCGCGACACCGCCATTCTGCGGGTGCGCCCTGAACAGGTTGAAGAGCTTCTCCACCCCATGGTCGACCCGATAGCGGAGCGAACCGCCGTCAAGCTGGGCAAGGGCCTTCCCGCAGGGCCGGGCGGCGCGGTGGGCAAAATCGTTCTTACAGCCGATCTGGCCATGGAGCTTGGGGAAAAGGGCGAAGAGGTCATCCTGGTGCGCGAGGAAACCTCACCCGAAGACGTTCACGGCATGAAGCCCGCCAGAGCCATCCTCACCGCCAAGGGCGGCATGACAAGCCACGCCGCCCTGGTGGCAAGGGGCTGGGGCAAGTGCTGCATAGTGGGTTGCTCGGCCATGCATATAGACATGGCTGCCCGCACCATCCAGTTCGGCAGCAAGGTGCTGAAAGAGGGCGACATCATAACCATGAACGGCACCAAGGGCGTGGTCTACCTTGGCGAGCTGCCCCTGGTACAGGAAGACCCCACCCAGCACGTCGAATTCAACAAGCTCATGGCCTGGGCCGACAAGGCCAAGCGCCTCAAGATCCGCGCCAACGCAGACACCCCCGAAGACGCCGGAATCGCAGTGCATTTCAACGCGCGCGGCATAGGCCTCACCCGCACCGAGCACATGTTTTTCGGCGACCGCATCTGGGCCGTGCGCGAAATGATCATGGCCGACTCCCAGAAAGGCCGCAAGTCCGCCCTGGACAAGCTCCTTCCCATGCAGCGCGAGGATTTCTACGGAATCTTCCAGGCAATGGGAAGCCGCCCGGTCACCATCAGGCTTCTGGATCCGCCTCTTCACGAATTTCTGCCCAAGGACGACAACGCCAACAAGGAAATGGCTGTGCGCCTCAAGTTGAGCGTCGATCAAATCATCAAAAAAGCCGAGACACTTTCCGAGTTCAACCCCATGCTGGGCCACCGGGGATGCCGCCTGGGAATCGCTTATCCTGAAATCACCGAGATGCAGGCCAGGGCCATTTTCGAGGCTGCGGCCCAGTGCTGGAAAGAGGAAATCAACATCCGCCCGGAAGTCATGGTCCCCCTTGTGGGCACCATCGGCGAATTCGAGCATCAGGCCAAAATCATCCGCCGGGTGGCCGCCGAGGTGATGGAGCAGAAAAACGTCAAGTTCAGCTACCTTGTGGGCACCATGATCGAGGTTCCCCGGGCCGCCCTCATAGCCGATCTCATCGCCCGCCAAGCCGAGTTCTTCAGCTTCGGCACCAACGACATGACCCAGATGACCTACGGCTACTCCCGCGACGACGCCGGAACCTTCCTGCCCACCTACCTGGAGCAGAAGATTCTGGAGTTCGATCCCTTCCAGTCCATAGACGAGATGGGCGTGGGCGAGCTCATGAAAATAGGCGTGGAGCGCGGACGCCGCACCCGGCCAGACCTCAAGATCGGCATATGCGGCGAGCACGGAGGAGACCCGCGCTCCATACGCTTCTGCCACAAGATCGGCCTTGACTACGTATCCTGCTCGCCCTACCGGGTGCCGGTGGCCCGTCTGGCGGCCGCCCACGCGGCTTTGGAGGAGATAAGGTAA